One Elephas maximus indicus isolate mEleMax1 chromosome X, mEleMax1 primary haplotype, whole genome shotgun sequence DNA segment encodes these proteins:
- the LOC126068849 gene encoding melanoma-associated antigen B2-like, with amino-acid sequence MPRGHKSKLRAREKRRQAQSDTHSVQGAQATAAEEEGSPSSSSPPFGGPPQSSPACTPQGSQRAPSTTTPPAAASGRRAPRGVEGQDEGGPSSSISRAPSERSRRDPLTRRVIMLSQFLLSKYEMQERVTKGKMMKIINKRYKEHFPEILRRASEYIEVAFGLDVKEVDSKGQSYTLVSKLEITEEENLSGGNGFPKTGLLMPLLAMIYTSGNRATEEEMWEFLNALGVYDGKTHFIFGEPRKLITKDLVQEKYLEYRQVPNSDPPCYEFLWGPRAQSEATKRKVLEFSAKVKDTYSNAFQVFYEETWGDEEERAAGREWAGTSVTESPAGPPNPTEV; translated from the coding sequence ATGCCTCGTGGTCATAAGAGTAAGCTCCGCGCCCGCGAGAAACGCCGCCAGGCCCAAAGTGACACCCACAGTGTCCAGGGTGCTCAGGCCACTGCAGCAGAGGAGGAAGGGTCACcgtcctcttcctctcctcctttcgGGGGGCCTCCCCAGAGCTCTCCTGCTTGCACTCCCCAGGGGTCTCAGAGAGCCCCATCCACCACCACTCCTCCTGCAGCTGCTTCAGGCAGAAGAGCTCCTAGAGGGGTCGAGGGCCAAGATGAGGGAGGTCCAAGTTCCTCTATTTCCCGAGCCCCCAGTGAGAGGTCACGTAGAGACCCTCTAACCAGGAGGGTGATCATGTTGTCCCAGTTCCTGCTGTCCAAGTATGAAATGCAAGAGCGCGTTACgaagggaaaaatgatgaagatcatcaaCAAAAGGTACAAGGAGCACTTCCCTGAGATCCTGAGGAGAGCCTCTGAGTACATCGAGGTGGCCTTTGGCCTTGACGTGAAGGAAGTCGATTCCAAAGGTCAGTCCTATACCCTTGTCAGCAAATTAGAGATCACTGAGGAAGAGAATCTGagtggtggcaatgggtttcccAAGACCGGGCTCCTGATGCCTCTCCTGGCCATGATCTACACGAGTGGAAACCGTGCCACCGAGGAAGAGATGTGGGAATTCCTGAATGCCCTGGGTGTGTACGATGGGAAGACGCACTTCATCTTTGGGGAGCCCCGGAAACTCATCACCAAAGATTTGGTGCAGGAAAAGTACCTGGAGTACCGGCAGGTGCCCAACAGTGATCCTCCATGCTACGAATTCCTGTGGGGTCCCAGAGCTCAATCTGAAGCCACCAAGAGAAAAGTCCTGGAGTTTTCGGCCAAGGTCAAGGATACGTATTCCAATGCCTTCCAAGTCTTCTATGAAGAAACTTGGGGAGATGAGGAAGAGAGAGCCGCAGGCAGAGAATGGGCCGGGACTAGTGTCACGGAGAGTCCAGCAGGCCCTCCCAACCCTACAGAAGTCTGA